One window of the Rosa rugosa chromosome 3, drRosRugo1.1, whole genome shotgun sequence genome contains the following:
- the LOC133740724 gene encoding pathogenesis-related protein PR-1 type-like, whose product MESSKISFSLISLTAIALLDSIHAQDSPQDFLDVHNAARAEVGVAPLTWDDQVARFAQDYANTHVGDCELVHSTDMLYGENLAMNPAIDMSGTEAVNLWVGEKPNYDYNSNSCAAGQVCGHYTQVVWRNSLRVGCAKVRCNSGGTFIGCNYDPPGNWVGEKPY is encoded by the coding sequence ATGGAATCGTCTAAgatttctttctctctcatttCCCTCACAGCCATAGCCCTACTCGATTCGATTCATGCCCAAGACTCACCGCAAGACTTTCTTGATGTCCACAATGCGGCTAGAGCCGAGGTGGGTGTGGCGCCCTTGACTTGGGACGACCAAGTTGCACGTTTTGCACAAGACTATGCCAATACTCATGTAGGCGACTGCGAACTCGTCCATTCTACCGATATGCTATACGGTGAAAACCTTGCAATGAACCCCGCCATTGACATGTCGGGCACAGAAGCAGTCAACCTGTGGGTGGGAGAGAAGCCCAACTACGATTACAACTCGAACTCTTGCGCCGCCGGCCAGGTGTGTGGACATTATACGCAAGTCGTTTGGCGTAACTCGTTACGAGTTGGGTGTGCCAAAGTGAGGTGCAACAGTGGAGGTACCTTCATTGGGTGCAACTATGACCCCCCGGGAAACTGGGTAGGGGAGAAACCTTACTGA